The sequence TGGGTGCAACAAGTTTTTAAAGCTGATGCAATTATACATGTTGGAAAACATGGAAATTTAGAATGGTTACCCGGTAAAGGTGTTGCATTGTCTAAAGAAAGTTGTTTTCCAGAAGCTATTTTAGGAGCAGTTCCTCATTTTTATCCTTTTATTATTAATGATCCGGGAGAAGGAACGCAAGCCAAAAGAAGAAACCATGCTATCATTCTAGATCATTTAATTCCGCCAATGACAAGGGCTGAAAACTATGGTGAATTATTGCAATTAGAACTTTTAATTGATGAGTACTATGAATCTGCTTTACTTGATCCTAAAAGGGCAAATCTTATCAAAATAAAAATTGAAAAATTAGTAAACGAGACACATTTAAAAACTGATTTAAATGATGATGGAAAAGATATTGATGCACTTTTAGAAGTAATTGATGGGTACTTATGTGAATTGAAAGAAGCTCAAATTAGAGGGGGATTACACATATTTGGCTGCTTACCTCAAGAAGAAAAATTAGTGGATTTGATTGTTGCATTACATCGTTTACCACAAGGAAATTATAAGAGTATATTACAATCCTTAGCACTTGATTTACAACTCAACATTGATGTTCTTGATACAAACTATGAAACGGAATTTAAAACACTGCTTTTTGGAAGCCCCTGTAGATCTCTTGGTCAAGTAATTGAAGTATTAGAAAATAGAGCAAAGACTATTATTACTTCTTTAGTTTATAAAAAACCAATTATTGGAAAAATAGGTAACGAAACAAAAAACAGCATTAATACTATACTAAAACATACCTTACCTACTTTAGAAAAAACTACACAAGAAATAACAAACCTTATTAATGGTTTAAACGGTGCTTACATTCCTGCCGGTGGATCTGGTGCACCTACAAGAGGGCGTTTAGATATTTTACCTACAGGTAGAAATTTTTATTCTGTAGATACACGTACCATTCCTTCTCCGTCTGCTTATGATTTAGGTAGTAAGAGTGCTCAAAATATTATTGATCGGTATTTACAAGAAGAAGGGCAATTTCCAGCTACTGTTGCAATCTCTGTTTGGGGTACTTCTACCATGAGAACTGGCGGTGATGATATTGCACAGGCACTTGCTCTATTGGGTGTACAACCTATTTGGCAAGGAGTAAATAGAAGAGTAAAAGACTTTGAAATTATACCTCTTATTACGTTAAAAAGACCTCGTGTTGATGTGTTATTACGTATTTCAGGTTTTTTTAGAGATGCTTTTCCAGATGTTATCTCATTGTTTAACACAGCCATTGAAAAGGTAGCCGCATTAGACGAACCGTTTGATCAGAACCCTATTAGAGCAAGAGTTGAAAAGGAAAAAGAAGAATGGAAAAGTAAAGGTTTAGACAATATTACTGCGCACCAAAGAGCACTTTACAGAGTATTTGGTGCTAAACCTGGTGCTTATGGAGCTGGTTTGCAAGGGTTAATTGATGAAAAAAATTGGACAACCCAAGAAGACCTTGCTAATGTTTTTATCAACTGGGGGGGGTATGCATACTCAGGCAGTAAGAATGAAGGAAAATCAGCACATGAATCGTTTAAGAAAAGACTTTCAGAGGTTGAAGTTGTTATTCAAAATCAAGACAATAGGGAACATGATTTACTTGATTCTGACGATTATTATCAGTTTCAAGGAGGAATGACCGCTGCAGTAACTATGGTAAAAGGAGAAGCTCCAACTACTTATTTTGGAGACCATTCTAGACCTGATAAACCAAGAATAAAATCGCTTAAAGAAGAGCTTTTAAAGGTCTACCGTTCAAGAGTAATTAACCCTAAATGGATGAATGGAATGAGAGACCATGGATATAAAGGGGCTTTTGAAATGGCTGCAACTATGGATTATCTTTTTGCTTATGATGCCACAACAAATCTTATTGAAGATTTTATGTATGAAGGAATTACAGAAGAATACCTTTTTAATTCGGAGAATCTCCAATTCTTAGAACAGCACAACCCTTGGGCTGTAAAAGATATGTCGGAAAGAATGTTAGAAGCAATTCAAAGAGGAATGTGGAAATCTCCAACTAAAAAAACAAAAGACACACTAGAAAGTATTTATCTTACCGCAGAGGGGAATTTAGAGTAACCATTTATTGTACGACTCTAAAAAAGACTTTTGAGTACCTCGAATTACCAAAATCTTCTAAGCCGATAACGGAACAAAGCACACATGAAGCTCTTTATAATTTCAGAATATTCTGCTATGATTGAAACGGCTAAAAATTTACTAAAGCTCAATTTGACCAGATAGTGCAGATTTGAGCATTGAAGAAGTAAAATATATACAGCAACAAGCCAACCTAGTTTTTGTAGGTTGGCTTATTAGGTATTTTAAGCAGGAAAATCTGTAGGAATTTCAAATTCTCGCTTGTATAACCAGGAAGGAAAATAGTCTGATGCTATGTCAATTTCCCAGCCTTTTTCATGGGCTAAGCAACAGGTATAGACAATATCCCAAATAACCCAAAAGTTGGAGTTATCCTTAGTTTCTTCTACATTTTTAATGGCTTCCACATATTTTGGAAACATTACTTTAAAAGCTTCATTAAATTCTTTTTCGGTTTGTGAAACCATTATCTCATGTAAATCATATTTGGAGGCAGCAAACATCTGAAATCTTTTCGCATTTTCTTTCATTAATATTGTTCCAGATTCTTTGGGGTCTAAAGCAATGTAGTGAGCTATGCCTTGTGATTCTATTTCTTTTAATTCTGCTAATTTATTTCTTCTTTCTAGATCTTCTTTCGTGAAACGAAGCATATGATAATCAAGGCTTAATTGTCCTGCTTCACCGTAGACATGAAATAAATCTTTCCCCA is a genomic window of Flammeovirga pectinis containing:
- the cobN gene encoding cobaltochelatase subunit CobN, with amino-acid sequence MHLISTLPGGWNPNDEGVFHIQQSAGDILFLSAADTELFTLNKVYKEIHKEFKDIPSLRLANLTYFKQELTIDTYLEEVVSKAKVVVLKLLGGTAYFSYLCEAISSFAAENSITLLFLPGDNQPDLELMQLSTLPLPVVNKIWEYFVAGGKQNTAEAFKLIVKEAFQYPFLIKEKKAIDDVFLYHHTQGIIDNNWKKSNLPTALIFAYRSNYLADNLAPILEVSRALEKKGITAITLMALTYRETDIQQRITNLLELYKIATPKVIINTTGFSLQGFKETEEKSLFEVVNVPVIQAIQASCSKQVWHEGTFGLPPTDIAMNIALPEVDGKIIGNVISFKEAQEKDELTDSEIVCYVPHVEGCNFIANHTEAWNKLNTKENKEKNIAVILPNYPSKNSRLANGVGLDTPASTLQILNALKEDNYSLTQTIPTTTEELIESLTENVTNDLTSLSYKNAEIKIKEEVFYYHYNQLSETLRTKIEQQWGHPSTSPNYRNGHFLIPGKKLGAIFLSIQPNRGYNLDLQATYHSPDLPPTYAYLAYYIWVQQVFKADAIIHVGKHGNLEWLPGKGVALSKESCFPEAILGAVPHFYPFIINDPGEGTQAKRRNHAIILDHLIPPMTRAENYGELLQLELLIDEYYESALLDPKRANLIKIKIEKLVNETHLKTDLNDDGKDIDALLEVIDGYLCELKEAQIRGGLHIFGCLPQEEKLVDLIVALHRLPQGNYKSILQSLALDLQLNIDVLDTNYETEFKTLLFGSPCRSLGQVIEVLENRAKTIITSLVYKKPIIGKIGNETKNSINTILKHTLPTLEKTTQEITNLINGLNGAYIPAGGSGAPTRGRLDILPTGRNFYSVDTRTIPSPSAYDLGSKSAQNIIDRYLQEEGQFPATVAISVWGTSTMRTGGDDIAQALALLGVQPIWQGVNRRVKDFEIIPLITLKRPRVDVLLRISGFFRDAFPDVISLFNTAIEKVAALDEPFDQNPIRARVEKEKEEWKSKGLDNITAHQRALYRVFGAKPGAYGAGLQGLIDEKNWTTQEDLANVFINWGGYAYSGSKNEGKSAHESFKKRLSEVEVVIQNQDNREHDLLDSDDYYQFQGGMTAAVTMVKGEAPTTYFGDHSRPDKPRIKSLKEELLKVYRSRVINPKWMNGMRDHGYKGAFEMAATMDYLFAYDATTNLIEDFMYEGITEEYLFNSENLQFLEQHNPWAVKDMSERMLEAIQRGMWKSPTKKTKDTLESIYLTAEGNLE
- a CDS encoding Imm49 family immunity protein; translation: MLINRLSPSNFSDFNWNDELELQKYVLRYEKIIENKDNIQKKNFGAFSKFIFSNALHSLVYTNNRKIILDFLYMSLQFGKAHLEFLSKGEEVSEVTLGKYKVKLKGSKEKFSTTHFKYLMIISYLFKDEKSMGELRGYLGKDLFHVYGEAGQLSLDYHMLRFTKEDLERRNKLAELKEIESQGIAHYIALDPKESGTILMKENAKRFQMFAASKYDLHEIMVSQTEKEFNEAFKVMFPKYVEAIKNVEETKDNSNFWVIWDIVYTCCLAHEKGWEIDIASDYFPSWLYKREFEIPTDFPA